A region from the Hydrogenimonas sp. genome encodes:
- a CDS encoding radical SAM, pyruvate-formate lyase-activating enzyme like encodes MKYYRSEEEKQRIVCQLCRHYCKMKEGQVGICGVNKNVDGELKTLVYGHPSALNVDPIEKKPIYHMLPGSAALSFGTVGCNFKCPFCQNWQISQETKVNEEVYISPRKMVDLAEESGAASIAYTYNEPTIFYPYAKDIGVIAKERGLKNIFVSNGFESPEIIKDMTSWLDAANIDLKSWDEGYYKKVLKGGLEAVKDTLRMMVSEGIWVEVTTLLIEGENDSDKDLKEMAEFIAGDLGRHVPWHLSAFHPDYKMRDHEWTGVDTLMRAKKIGEEAGLYYVYLGNVPVHGDTHCPECHELLIDRTGYNVTVNKLVDGHCPKCNREIEGVWE; translated from the coding sequence ATGAAATATTATAGAAGCGAAGAGGAGAAGCAGCGGATAGTCTGTCAGCTTTGCCGCCACTACTGCAAGATGAAGGAGGGGCAGGTCGGCATCTGCGGGGTAAACAAAAATGTAGACGGAGAGCTGAAAACACTGGTTTACGGCCATCCGAGCGCGCTAAACGTGGACCCTATAGAGAAGAAGCCTATCTACCACATGCTTCCCGGCTCCGCCGCCCTCTCTTTCGGTACGGTAGGGTGTAACTTCAAGTGTCCGTTTTGTCAGAACTGGCAGATATCGCAGGAGACGAAGGTAAACGAAGAGGTCTACATATCTCCGCGGAAGATGGTGGATCTGGCTGAAGAGAGCGGCGCAGCGTCGATTGCATATACATACAACGAACCTACCATCTTCTACCCTTACGCCAAAGATATAGGAGTGATAGCGAAAGAGAGGGGGTTGAAGAATATCTTCGTATCGAACGGCTTCGAGAGTCCGGAGATCATAAAAGATATGACCTCATGGCTCGATGCCGCAAATATAGACCTAAAGAGCTGGGACGAAGGGTACTACAAGAAGGTACTCAAGGGAGGATTGGAGGCTGTAAAAGATACTCTCAGAATGATGGTTTCGGAGGGTATCTGGGTGGAGGTTACCACTCTTCTGATAGAGGGAGAGAACGACAGCGACAAAGATCTGAAAGAGATGGCGGAGTTCATCGCCGGCGATCTGGGACGGCACGTACCCTGGCATCTGAGCGCGTTTCATCCAGACTATAAGATGAGAGATCACGAATGGACAGGAGTAGATACCCTGATGCGCGCCAAAAAGATAGGTGAAGAGGCCGGACTATACTATGTATATCTGGGCAACGTCCCGGTACACGGTGACACACACTGCCCGGAGTGTCATGAACTGCTGATAGACAGAACAGGTTACAATGTTACTGTAAACAAGTTGGTAGACGGACACTGCCCCAAGTGTAACCGGGAGATTGAGGGGGTTTGGGAGTGA
- a CDS encoding uncharacterized peroxidase-related enzyme, translating to MAYIKLPEFEEMDPEIQERARPIMEKTGKLGDIFKLLAVRKDIYFATDAMVQSYLLAETELPYRVKESIALLVSKENGCSMCVDVHKSIAKMLGMSEDEVERVLQGIDAMEVDEREKELLRFSLRASRKDNYKMGREDIDALKELGYSDSQIVEAVAITGYFNYINTLSNVFGLGRED from the coding sequence ATGGCCTATATAAAGCTGCCCGAATTCGAAGAGATGGACCCCGAAATTCAGGAGCGGGCGCGTCCGATTATGGAGAAGACCGGAAAACTGGGAGATATCTTCAAGCTGCTTGCGGTCAGAAAAGATATCTACTTCGCTACGGATGCGATGGTGCAGAGCTATCTGCTGGCGGAGACCGAGCTCCCCTACAGGGTGAAGGAGTCCATAGCGCTGCTGGTGTCGAAGGAGAACGGCTGCAGCATGTGTGTGGATGTCCACAAGAGTATCGCCAAAATGCTCGGCATGAGCGAAGATGAGGTGGAGAGGGTGCTTCAGGGCATAGATGCCATGGAGGTCGATGAGAGGGAGAAGGAGCTGTTGAGGTTCTCTCTGCGGGCAAGCAGAAAAGATAACTACAAGATGGGAAGAGAGGATATAGATGCGCTGAAAGAGCTCGGGTACAGCGACTCGCAGATTGTGGAAGCGGTAGCTATAACCGGGTACTTCAACTATATCAACACTCTTTCAAACGTATTCGGCCTGGGCCGGGAGGATTAG
- a CDS encoding transcriptional regulator, TetR family: protein MGSEGTRRKILDAALHLFNEADTQRASTNHIARAAGVSPGNLYYHFRNREEIIRALYAMMTEKIGFAQKPLPDTMCQLKLYCSFVSDVWWEYRFFRRELIFLMKRDPALEQAVVRDNRLQHSKFLALVEKLRDEGYILLPNDDTIELLADTAMLYSQFWTPYLMSLGNSVTAPAVRMVSERIMDLFGPYLSEKAKRELADCYTKSTQ, encoded by the coding sequence ATGGGTTCGGAAGGTACAAGGAGAAAGATACTCGATGCGGCACTTCATCTTTTCAACGAAGCGGATACGCAGAGGGCATCTACAAACCACATAGCCAGGGCCGCAGGGGTGAGTCCCGGAAACCTCTACTACCACTTCAGGAACAGAGAAGAGATAATCAGAGCGCTCTATGCGATGATGACGGAGAAGATCGGCTTCGCCCAAAAACCTCTGCCAGACACGATGTGCCAACTCAAGCTCTACTGCTCTTTCGTCTCGGACGTCTGGTGGGAGTACCGCTTCTTCCGGCGCGAGCTCATCTTTCTAATGAAGAGAGACCCGGCACTGGAGCAGGCGGTGGTGAGGGACAACCGGCTGCAGCACTCCAAGTTTCTGGCACTTGTGGAGAAGCTCCGTGACGAAGGGTATATCCTGCTTCCCAACGACGACACGATAGAGCTTCTTGCAGATACGGCGATGCTCTACAGCCAGTTTTGGACACCATACCTGATGAGCCTCGGCAACAGTGTGACCGCACCGGCCGTAAGGATGGTCTCGGAAAGAATAATGGACCTGTTCGGCCCCTACCTGAGCGAGAAGGCGAAAAGGGAGCTGGCGGATTGCTACACGAAATCTACACAATAG
- a CDS encoding Na+/H+ antiporter, with protein sequence MQESYGIYSLLPPLIAIVLAIISRNVILSLLIGVIGGYYIMEQSVTGALWQTLLGIFSLLEKGWVVKTLIFAIFVGSIIELIRRSGGVDGFVRFLQEKKELVTDRKDAELLAFFIGLAIFIESSITSLIAGTVSRPLTDRFGTSREKLAYICDSTAAPVCTMFPLNAWGALLLGLIGSQIESGVITGEPIKLLGSALLFNFYAIFSILLVLFTILKGVKFPAYTKVDPPDIEISSRRGDLMALVVPIASLLLLVFLFLFITGGGNPLKGSGSTSVFAAVLGSVLISSVYYLIKKSMPAKEIVPAIFRGAKTMLPIAAILLFAFAIGDVTVKMGTGVYMAHFANAILNPALLPAGIFLLSAIIAFSTGTSWGTFSIMIPIAVTIAAGMGIGEGMLLPLVIAAVISGGVFGDHASPISDTTIIAAMAAGCDLIAHVKTQLPWALLAALLSLLCFILFGFLSV encoded by the coding sequence CTCCGCTTATCGCCATAGTTTTGGCAATTATATCAAGAAATGTCATCCTCTCTCTTCTTATAGGCGTAATAGGCGGCTATTACATAATGGAGCAGAGCGTTACCGGCGCTCTTTGGCAGACCCTTTTGGGAATCTTCTCGCTTCTTGAAAAGGGGTGGGTAGTCAAAACCCTGATATTCGCTATCTTCGTAGGCTCGATCATAGAGCTCATTAGACGCAGCGGCGGAGTGGACGGCTTCGTCCGTTTTCTGCAGGAGAAAAAGGAGCTTGTAACCGATAGGAAAGATGCGGAGCTGCTCGCGTTTTTCATAGGTCTCGCCATCTTCATAGAGTCATCTATAACGTCGCTCATCGCAGGAACGGTCAGCCGCCCTCTTACGGACCGCTTCGGCACTTCCCGGGAAAAGCTGGCCTACATCTGCGACTCCACGGCGGCTCCCGTATGTACGATGTTTCCTCTCAACGCATGGGGGGCGCTGCTGCTCGGACTGATAGGCTCCCAGATAGAGTCCGGAGTGATCACAGGCGAACCCATAAAGCTCCTCGGAAGCGCGCTCCTTTTCAACTTCTACGCCATCTTCTCCATTCTGCTGGTACTCTTTACCATACTCAAAGGGGTAAAGTTTCCGGCCTATACGAAAGTCGATCCGCCCGATATAGAGATATCTTCGCGCAGAGGCGATCTGATGGCTCTTGTCGTACCCATCGCGTCGCTTCTGCTGCTCGTTTTTCTCTTTCTATTCATCACAGGCGGGGGAAACCCTCTCAAAGGGAGCGGCTCCACTTCGGTTTTTGCCGCCGTTTTGGGTTCTGTCCTGATCTCGTCGGTCTACTATCTGATAAAAAAGAGTATGCCCGCAAAAGAGATAGTACCGGCAATCTTCAGAGGAGCCAAAACGATGCTCCCTATCGCCGCTATTCTGCTCTTCGCTTTCGCCATCGGAGATGTAACTGTCAAGATGGGAACGGGGGTCTATATGGCCCATTTTGCCAACGCAATCTTGAATCCGGCACTTCTGCCGGCCGGAATCTTTCTTCTTTCGGCGATCATAGCCTTCTCTACCGGCACAAGCTGGGGAACCTTTTCGATAATGATACCGATAGCTGTCACCATAGCTGCCGGCATGGGTATCGGTGAGGGGATGCTTCTGCCGCTGGTAATCGCAGCGGTCATCTCAGGCGGAGTCTTCGGCGACCACGCCTCTCCAATCTCCGATACGACGATCATTGCGGCCATGGCGGCAGGATGCGATCTTATAGCCCACGTAAAGACGCAGCTGCCGTGGGCCCTGCTGGCCGCACTACTCTCGCTTCTCTGCTTTATTCTCTTCGGTTTCCTCTCTGTATGA
- a CDS encoding predicted dioxygenase has protein sequence MKIRETAVAGQFYPASAEEIRMMFDRFNEMLEKSIRDPELLKTKTRAVIVPHAGYVFSGFTANVAHRLLGNSGVKRVVVIGPSHRVYLAGTSVSEYDLYETPLGDLPVDRPLADELIKRFGLGFVPDAHHEHSTEVQMPFIKTYLPDARTVELVYGDENPSNLASVIEWLLADSDTGVVISTDLSHYYDLQKAKMLDSICLNAVSKLDPAELHRGCEACGKIGVEAMLIAAKNVGLEPLILDYRTSADASGDESQVVGYMSAAFI, from the coding sequence ATGAAAATACGAGAAACAGCGGTTGCGGGTCAGTTCTATCCGGCTTCGGCCGAAGAGATAAGGATGATGTTCGACCGTTTCAACGAGATGCTGGAGAAGAGTATCCGTGATCCGGAGCTTCTGAAGACTAAGACTAGGGCGGTGATAGTGCCGCATGCAGGTTATGTATTTTCCGGTTTTACGGCCAATGTGGCCCACAGGCTGCTCGGAAACAGCGGGGTCAAACGTGTCGTTGTCATCGGGCCGAGCCACAGGGTCTATCTGGCCGGAACCAGCGTCAGTGAATATGACCTCTACGAGACACCCCTGGGCGATCTGCCCGTCGATCGTCCGCTGGCGGATGAGCTTATCAAAAGGTTCGGTCTCGGGTTTGTGCCGGATGCCCACCATGAGCACAGTACGGAGGTGCAGATGCCGTTTATAAAAACATATCTGCCCGATGCCAGGACTGTGGAGCTTGTATACGGCGATGAAAACCCCTCGAACCTTGCATCTGTTATAGAGTGGCTTCTTGCCGATTCCGATACAGGGGTTGTCATAAGTACGGATCTCAGCCACTACTACGATCTGCAGAAGGCCAAGATGCTCGACAGCATATGCCTCAATGCCGTAAGCAAGCTCGATCCGGCCGAGCTGCACAGAGGATGCGAAGCCTGCGGCAAAATAGGGGTGGAAGCGATGCTGATCGCCGCGAAAAACGTGGGTCTCGAGCCGCTCATTCTCGACTACCGCACAAGTGCGGACGCAAGCGGAGACGAATCGCAGGTGGTGGGGTATATGAGCGCCGCGTTTATCTGA
- a CDS encoding dihydroorotase: MIIKSARVVLQDGIKELDVKIEKGKIVELSDSLEGKNVIDAEGRYLMPAMVDIGVGVMDGKLRGGTLEKLSTKARMNGFGTVVLSSLCDPRIDNEITLEFARSQAELCRETKILSLLSGVKEEGGLSDCSILLKEGAVGIEFESHIDGNLIRRLMEYASMHGVKLFCRANDPALQGEGVMHEGEISCRLGLAGVPSVAESSQIARIGELAEFYGVDVVVLGASTERTLKICAQSGHLSAQVPIHHLILSDRACLDYDTAGKIWPPLRDEAMCAAMRDAVLKDDSAMITSLHTPVSETAKDAVFAEAAYGIEGLNVFLPLLYTFLVEKGGMDLPSLAAKTSLNPAAAVGLDGKKGAILPGYDADLLLFDPDFSFCYNDPQSPYDGVELRGRVVPV; this comes from the coding sequence ATGATCATAAAGAGTGCCAGAGTGGTTTTGCAAGATGGCATAAAAGAGCTCGATGTAAAGATAGAGAAGGGGAAAATAGTAGAACTTTCCGATTCACTCGAAGGTAAAAACGTCATAGATGCCGAAGGCAGATACCTCATGCCTGCAATGGTCGATATAGGTGTTGGTGTCATGGACGGCAAGCTTAGAGGAGGAACACTCGAAAAACTCTCGACGAAAGCCCGTATGAACGGTTTCGGTACCGTCGTGCTCTCCTCCCTCTGCGACCCCCGCATAGATAATGAGATAACTCTTGAGTTTGCAAGATCTCAGGCAGAGCTCTGCAGAGAGACCAAAATTCTTTCACTCCTTTCCGGGGTGAAAGAGGAGGGCGGTTTGAGCGACTGCTCTATTCTTCTGAAAGAGGGTGCGGTAGGAATTGAGTTCGAGAGCCATATAGACGGAAATCTGATACGCCGTCTCATGGAGTACGCTTCGATGCACGGTGTAAAGCTATTCTGCCGGGCGAACGATCCGGCACTTCAGGGTGAAGGGGTCATGCACGAAGGGGAGATATCCTGCAGGCTTGGGCTTGCGGGAGTCCCTTCGGTAGCCGAGTCGTCGCAGATAGCCAGAATTGGAGAGCTCGCGGAGTTTTACGGTGTAGATGTGGTGGTTCTAGGCGCCTCTACGGAGAGAACACTGAAGATATGTGCCCAGAGCGGACATCTCTCTGCACAGGTTCCGATCCACCACCTGATTCTGAGCGACAGAGCCTGTCTGGATTACGATACGGCGGGAAAGATATGGCCTCCGCTGCGGGATGAGGCTATGTGCGCGGCTATGAGGGATGCAGTTTTAAAAGATGATTCGGCGATGATCACCTCTTTGCACACACCCGTGAGTGAAACCGCGAAAGATGCTGTTTTCGCGGAGGCTGCCTACGGTATAGAGGGTCTTAATGTGTTCTTACCGCTTCTATATACGTTTCTTGTCGAAAAAGGGGGAATGGACCTGCCTTCGCTTGCCGCGAAAACGTCGCTGAATCCTGCCGCGGCAGTAGGGCTCGACGGAAAAAAGGGGGCGATACTGCCCGGATACGATGCCGATCTTCTGCTGTTTGACCCCGATTTCAGCTTTTGCTATAACGATCCGCAATCTCCATATGACGGTGTGGAGTTAAGAGGACGCGTTGTTCCGGTGTGA
- a CDS encoding cytochrome c-type biogenesis protein DsbD, protein-disulfide reductase, translating into MSENNENFIKGKSVGRVSKTVLILLLNISLFAGLLSVDEAFKPSAEFRNGKVHLEIGLAEHIHLTKNLFKFSVEPEGKVELGEYRLPPAQRDDFGDEVYAGRFEADFPVEVKDPSLKSFTFVVTYQGCSDAGICYPPVTKRYDFDLKSAAATTEPPSAEVSEKSLAAPASQSGGEGTLSEEESIASTLKSKSFSIVLLTFFGFGLLLALTPCVFPMIPILSSIIVAQGEGMNARRGFVLSLVYVLSMALTYTVAGVLAGLFGANIQAALQNPWVISLFALLFVALAFSMFGFYELQLPASLQTRISRTSDEAGKKGGLAGVAVMGFLSALIVGPCVAPPLAGALIYIGQTGDALLGGAALFVMSLGMGLPLLLIGTGAGKFMPKPGGWMSAVSRVFGVVMLGVAIWMLSRIVPDSVSMALWSALFIISAVYMGALEPLGEKRGWNALFKGIGIISLVYGVLLFFGTFTGASNPLDPLRVFKERTAYATLAAPESLRFSRAETLEDLQKILESQKGPVMVDFRADWCVSCKELEENTFKNSDVIEALKGYTLLQVDVTENSAEQKRIMKHFGIFGPPAILFFRDGKELRAKRISGYKPPEEFLKIVELLHN; encoded by the coding sequence GTGTCCGAAAATAATGAAAATTTCATAAAAGGTAAAAGTGTGGGAAGAGTTTCGAAAACCGTTTTGATATTGCTTCTGAATATATCTCTGTTTGCCGGCCTGCTGAGTGTGGATGAGGCGTTCAAACCGTCCGCCGAGTTCAGGAACGGCAAAGTTCATCTCGAGATAGGGTTGGCAGAGCATATTCACCTGACAAAAAATCTTTTCAAATTCTCGGTAGAACCAGAGGGAAAAGTTGAGCTGGGTGAGTACAGGCTTCCGCCGGCGCAGAGGGATGATTTCGGAGATGAGGTCTATGCCGGCAGATTCGAAGCCGATTTTCCGGTAGAGGTTAAGGACCCGTCCCTCAAGAGCTTCACCTTTGTAGTGACATACCAGGGATGTTCGGATGCCGGTATATGCTATCCGCCCGTGACCAAAAGGTACGACTTCGACCTGAAAAGCGCCGCGGCCACAACTGAACCCCCGTCTGCGGAGGTGTCGGAAAAGAGTCTTGCAGCACCGGCTTCACAGAGTGGAGGAGAGGGTACGCTTTCCGAGGAGGAGAGTATAGCTTCGACACTCAAGTCCAAAAGCTTTTCGATTGTGCTTCTGACCTTTTTCGGTTTCGGACTGCTTTTAGCCCTCACTCCGTGCGTCTTTCCGATGATACCGATTCTCTCCTCCATCATTGTCGCGCAGGGCGAAGGGATGAACGCCAGAAGAGGTTTCGTACTCTCCTTGGTCTATGTACTTTCGATGGCACTTACATATACCGTAGCCGGTGTGCTTGCGGGCCTTTTCGGCGCCAATATACAGGCGGCTCTGCAGAATCCGTGGGTCATATCTCTCTTCGCGCTTCTTTTCGTGGCTTTGGCATTTTCGATGTTCGGTTTTTACGAACTTCAGCTGCCGGCATCTTTGCAGACCAGGATCAGCCGTACGAGTGACGAAGCGGGAAAAAAGGGTGGATTGGCGGGAGTCGCGGTTATGGGATTTCTCTCTGCGCTCATCGTCGGACCTTGTGTCGCTCCGCCGCTTGCGGGTGCGCTGATCTATATAGGCCAGACCGGTGACGCTCTGCTTGGCGGGGCGGCGCTGTTCGTAATGAGCCTTGGTATGGGGCTGCCGCTGCTTCTCATAGGCACCGGCGCAGGAAAATTCATGCCGAAACCGGGCGGCTGGATGAGTGCCGTCAGCAGGGTTTTCGGCGTCGTCATGCTCGGTGTCGCGATATGGATGCTCTCACGTATCGTTCCCGACTCCGTATCGATGGCCCTTTGGTCGGCTCTCTTCATAATCAGTGCAGTCTATATGGGTGCGCTCGAGCCCCTGGGAGAGAAGAGGGGCTGGAATGCTCTCTTCAAGGGGATCGGCATCATCTCCCTGGTTTACGGAGTTCTCCTCTTTTTCGGTACCTTTACCGGTGCATCCAACCCGCTCGATCCTCTCAGGGTATTCAAAGAGCGCACCGCATACGCAACACTCGCTGCCCCGGAGTCTCTGCGCTTCAGCAGGGCGGAGACGCTGGAGGATCTGCAGAAGATTTTGGAGTCTCAAAAGGGGCCTGTTATGGTGGATTTCAGGGCCGACTGGTGCGTAAGCTGCAAAGAGCTGGAGGAGAATACATTCAAAAACAGTGATGTGATAGAGGCTCTGAAAGGGTACACTCTGCTTCAGGTGGATGTCACCGAAAACAGTGCCGAGCAGAAGAGAATCATGAAACATTTCGGAATATTCGGACCCCCGGCCATCCTCTTTTTCAGAGACGGCAAAGAGCTCAGGGCGAAGAGGATTTCGGGCTACAAGCCGCCTGAGGAGTTTTTGAAAATAGTAGAACTCTTACATAACTGA